The nucleotide window ATTAATCGGAACGATCATTGCAGGTGGTGGTGTCGATCATATTATGCAAAGCTTAGTATCAGAAAATCCACAACTTGTTTCACCATTTGGTGCTGAAGGAAATTTAACGCCATTATATGTATCAACATTTTGGATTTTAATTGGACTTGGGGTAATCGGATTGCCGCAAATTGCCGTTCGTGCGATGAGCTATAAGGATTCAAAAAGCTTGCACCGTGCAATTTTAATTGGGACAATTGGAATTGGTACAATCATGTTTGGGATGCACTTAATCGGTGTTTTCGCCCGTCCAGTTATCCCTGGTATTGAAATTGGTGATAAGGTGATGCCATTATTAACGCTTGAAGTATTACCGCCTGTATTAGCAGGAATCGTACTTGCTGCGCCAATGGCAGCGATTATGTCAACGGTAAATGCCTTACTAATCTTAGTGAGCTCAACCGTTGTAAAAGATATATATTTGAATTACATTAATAAAAATGCAACAGAAAGCCAGATTAAAAATCGAAGCTTCTGGGTGACTACAATTATTGGCTTAGCAGTAGTCATTTTTGCATTGAAGCCACCTGAATTACTAATTATGCTGAATTTATTTGCATTTGGTGGTTTAGAATCAGCGTTTTTATGGAGTGTTGTATTCGGTTTATATTGGAAAAAAGCAAACAAATATGGAGCGATTAGCTCGATGGTAGTCGGATTAATACTTTATATTTTCATTTCTGAATTCACTCCAAACATTTACGGAATGCATTCAGTCACACTGCCGATAGGTGCGTCCTTTGTAACATTTATTGTTGTGAGTTTAATTGCACAAAAAGTAAAGAAAATTGAAGACTATCACTTTTAAATAATACTAACAACTATCGCACAAATTTATTAGGTTAGTACAACTGCCTGTTTATATGAGAAAACTGAAAATATAATAAATAAAATAGGGCTACCAGAATAGTACAACGCTTTTCTGATAGCCCTTAATTGACGTTCAACAGTTATTATTGTAAACTAAGTTACGTAAAGTAACTAGATAAAGGAATAATGGTGATGAATATGAAAGATACTATGGATATTTTAAGAGATAAAATGAAACTTGTCGCGCGAAACGACTCGCAAAACTTAGCGTTAGTCGGACCGGTAAAATTACCGATTAAACAAGGGGATTTTGAAGCGACTTTTAATTGGTATTCTTGGCTGCCAACAGAACGTTCGTTAACAAAAGAACAAGTTATTGGTTCATTACAGGAGATGAACTTAGCATTCGGTCAACAGTCTTCTGTACTCGTTTATGGCGATTTTGAACATCAGGAAGAGGCCCTTATTCGTATGCATAGTATTTGTCATACAGGCGATATTTTTGGTTCACAACGATGTGATTGTGGTTATCAATTACACGAATCAATGAAAATGATAGTCGAGCATGGTTGTGGAGCGATTTTTTATTTAGCAGATCATGAAGGTCGTGGCATTGGATTATTCACAAAATCTTTAGCGTATCTTTTACAAGAACAAGATTATGATACGGTACAAGCAAATCATGCGCTTGGTTTTGAAGATGATACACGCTCATACGAAGATGCAATCAAGATTTTAGAGGCACTGCGTACGAAGACCGTAACACTCATTACAAATAATCCGAAAAAATTAGCAGCATTACAAGCACACGGTTTATCTGTAGATGGACACATCCCACTTTGGGGTGGATTAACAAAAAATAATGCACACTATCTACAAACTAAAGTAGAAAAATCAGGTCATATCGGAAATGTAGAAAAGCTATTTGTTTAAGGGGAAATAAAGATGATGACAGATCGTAACTATATGCAGTTAGCACTTGATTTGGCAGCAAGTGCAAAAGGAAATACAAACCCAAATCCTCTTGTAGGGGCTGTGCTTGTAAAAGATGGTGTAATTGTAGGGACTGGGTTACACCGTAAAGCAGGTGAGCCACATGCAGAGGTTCATGCATTTCGTATGGCTGGAGAGCATGCAAAGGGAGCAACCCTTTATGTAACACTAGAACCTTGCTCTCATTATGGAAAAACACCTCCTTGTGCAAATTTAGTTAAGGAATCCGAAGTTGCGCGGGTTGTTGTGGCAATGGAAGACCCAAATCCTTCTGTTGCGGGACGTGGCATTCAGCTTTTACGTGATGCAGGAATTGAAGTAGAAGTTGGCATACTGGATGAAGAAGCAAGAAAACTAAACGAACGCTTCATCCATAATATGTTAACGGAGCGTCCGTTTGTTGTCTCGAAATTTGCAATGACTTTGGACGGTAAAATTGCAGCGCATAATGGGCATTCACAGTGGATTACAGCAGAAGCAGCGCGTGCGGATGTCCATCAATTGCGCCATGAAGTGGACGGTATTTTAGTTGGTGTTCAAACAGTATTAAATGATAATCCAAAATTAACAACACGTCTCCCTGATGGCAATGGTCGAAATTCTATACGAGTTATATTAGATAGTTCGTTAAAAACACCGTTAGATGCGCATGTTAGCAATACAACTGAGGCACGTACAGTGATTGTTACTTCCTTTGATGCTGATGCCAAAAAGGCCGAGGCATTAGAAAAGCAAGGGATCATCATTATACGCGTCAAACAAACAGAGCGAGGATTAGACATCGAATCAACATTAAAAGCGCTTTATCAAGTAGGGATTACGCATTTATTAGTTGAAGGTGGAGGTGCAGTCAATGCGTCCTTTTTACGTAGCGGCTTCATTGACCAATATATTATTTACATTGCACCGAAAGTACTTGGAGGGAAAAATTCGATTACACCCTTTAGTGGAGAAGATGTCGATTCAATTGATTTAGCGCAAACACTACAATTTGATGAGGTCGTCCGGATTGGCGAAGACATACGTATTACAGCTTATCCTAAGCAGGTGGAAAGATGAATCGAAAGGTAGATGTTTGTATTGTAGGTGGAGGCCCAGGTGGTGCATTACTTGCAAATTTATTAGCAAAAAAGAACGTGTCTGTTTTATTAATTGAACGGACAGGAGATTTTGCGAAAGCCTTTCGTGGGGAACATTTAAATGAAGAAGGCGAAATGGTATTAAAACAACATGATTTGTATGATAAAATTGAGCAACTTGGTTTGTTGAAAATGGAAACACTTGAATATTGGCAACATGGGGAGTGTATTAAAACGATTTTCCCTGATAAACAGGTTGGTCATTTAGGAATTCATGTACCACAAGCGCATCTATTAGAGGCAATACTTGAACAGGCAAAAACATATGAGCATTTTGACTATTTATTAAATACGTCGGTGAAAGAATTAATACAAAATGAACAAGGACAATATACTGCTGTTCATGCTGTTCAAAATGGTGAAGAATTCATTATTGAGAGTCAATTAATAATTGGTGCTGACGGACGATACTCAACAATTCGTAAAAAAGCGAATTTAGATGTGACAATACGAGACCATGGCTACGATTTATTATGGGCACGCATTCCAGCGCCAGACAATTGGATGCCCTCTATTAAGATGGCGTTAGTTGAAGGTATGCAAATTTCATTGTTCACCCAAGCTAAAGGCTTGGTTCAAATTGGCTGGAACATTGAAAAGGGTAGCTTTTCTTCACTTCGAAAACAACCTTTTACCCCATTCATCGAAAAGCTTGAACAAGCATTTCCACAGCTCGCTTCAGCTGTAAGAGATCATATACAGTCGTGGCAGGATTTTATTTTGCTCGATGTTTTTAGTAGTACAAGTGAGCAATGGGGGAAAGATGGTGTCATTTTAATCGGTGACGCGGTGCACACAATGACCCCAACTGGCGCATTTGGATTGAATAGTGCTTTAATGGATGCGCATATTTTAGCGCAAATGCTAACGAAGGATCAATCATTTGATTTTGTATCCTGTGCAACAAAACGGAAATCGGAAATCGCAAAAATTCAAGCAATACAAATAGAAAAAGAGCAAAAGTTTCACGAGGCTTTTGTCGTATATAGTTAGGTGATTAACATGAAATTTGGTTTTGATATTGATGATACACTAATTGATTTACGTCGACACGCGTTTCATTTGTATAACAAGAAATTAGGGCAATCAGTAGGGATTGACGTATTTGAAGCGATTCTTACAGTTGAAATTCACGAGGCATTTGGTTTAACTGGTGAGCAAGGAAACCAAATGTGGAAAGATACTATGGAAGAGATCTATTTCACTGACTGCCCAAGCTACGAATACGCGAAGGAAGTACTAAATAAGCTTGCGGAAGAAGGACATGAAATTTACTATATTACTTCGCGTCCTAAAAAATTTTGTCAGCAGACGCGTGAATGGGTGAAAGCTCAAGGCTTCCCTGTAGTGGATGAGCGCTTTTACTGTGGTATGCAAGACCATGAAAAGATCGACATTATTAAAGATTTAGCACTGGATGTGTATGTAGATGATAAACCTGCTGTTTTAAATACTTTAGCAGATTCGAAAACAGTAGCGATTGTAAAAAATCAATCCTACAATCAACAGTTATCATTCCCAAGATTAGTGAATTGGCAACAATTTGAATCATTGTGGAAAACACCTTAATGCGAACACGGACATAGTGTGTTATTGTTAGATTAGCATAAATAATAGCAATAGTACGAAC belongs to Solibacillus sp. FSL R7-0682 and includes:
- a CDS encoding GTP cyclohydrolase II, giving the protein MNMKDTMDILRDKMKLVARNDSQNLALVGPVKLPIKQGDFEATFNWYSWLPTERSLTKEQVIGSLQEMNLAFGQQSSVLVYGDFEHQEEALIRMHSICHTGDIFGSQRCDCGYQLHESMKMIVEHGCGAIFYLADHEGRGIGLFTKSLAYLLQEQDYDTVQANHALGFEDDTRSYEDAIKILEALRTKTVTLITNNPKKLAALQAHGLSVDGHIPLWGGLTKNNAHYLQTKVEKSGHIGNVEKLFV
- a CDS encoding FAD-dependent monooxygenase, translated to MNRKVDVCIVGGGPGGALLANLLAKKNVSVLLIERTGDFAKAFRGEHLNEEGEMVLKQHDLYDKIEQLGLLKMETLEYWQHGECIKTIFPDKQVGHLGIHVPQAHLLEAILEQAKTYEHFDYLLNTSVKELIQNEQGQYTAVHAVQNGEEFIIESQLIIGADGRYSTIRKKANLDVTIRDHGYDLLWARIPAPDNWMPSIKMALVEGMQISLFTQAKGLVQIGWNIEKGSFSSLRKQPFTPFIEKLEQAFPQLASAVRDHIQSWQDFILLDVFSSTSEQWGKDGVILIGDAVHTMTPTGAFGLNSALMDAHILAQMLTKDQSFDFVSCATKRKSEIAKIQAIQIEKEQKFHEAFVVYS
- a CDS encoding 5' nucleotidase, NT5C type, yielding MKFGFDIDDTLIDLRRHAFHLYNKKLGQSVGIDVFEAILTVEIHEAFGLTGEQGNQMWKDTMEEIYFTDCPSYEYAKEVLNKLAEEGHEIYYITSRPKKFCQQTREWVKAQGFPVVDERFYCGMQDHEKIDIIKDLALDVYVDDKPAVLNTLADSKTVAIVKNQSYNQQLSFPRLVNWQQFESLWKTP
- the panF gene encoding sodium/pantothenate symporter; this encodes MHWQVIIPLFVFLVVIFGIGIWANRQVRTSTSFMQEYFLGGREMGGFLLAMTMMATYGSASSFIGGPGVAYNTGLGWVLLAMAQLPAGYFVLMVLGKKFAIVARRIEAITLIDFLKKRYDSNTIVILSAISIIVFLFASMTAQWVGGARLIESLTGLSYTTALFIFAASVLVYVIIGGFRAVALTDALQGSIMIIGTVILLIGTIIAGGGVDHIMQSLVSENPQLVSPFGAEGNLTPLYVSTFWILIGLGVIGLPQIAVRAMSYKDSKSLHRAILIGTIGIGTIMFGMHLIGVFARPVIPGIEIGDKVMPLLTLEVLPPVLAGIVLAAPMAAIMSTVNALLILVSSTVVKDIYLNYINKNATESQIKNRSFWVTTIIGLAVVIFALKPPELLIMLNLFAFGGLESAFLWSVVFGLYWKKANKYGAISSMVVGLILYIFISEFTPNIYGMHSVTLPIGASFVTFIVVSLIAQKVKKIEDYHF
- the ribD gene encoding bifunctional diaminohydroxyphosphoribosylaminopyrimidine deaminase/5-amino-6-(5-phosphoribosylamino)uracil reductase RibD encodes the protein MMTDRNYMQLALDLAASAKGNTNPNPLVGAVLVKDGVIVGTGLHRKAGEPHAEVHAFRMAGEHAKGATLYVTLEPCSHYGKTPPCANLVKESEVARVVVAMEDPNPSVAGRGIQLLRDAGIEVEVGILDEEARKLNERFIHNMLTERPFVVSKFAMTLDGKIAAHNGHSQWITAEAARADVHQLRHEVDGILVGVQTVLNDNPKLTTRLPDGNGRNSIRVILDSSLKTPLDAHVSNTTEARTVIVTSFDADAKKAEALEKQGIIIIRVKQTERGLDIESTLKALYQVGITHLLVEGGGAVNASFLRSGFIDQYIIYIAPKVLGGKNSITPFSGEDVDSIDLAQTLQFDEVVRIGEDIRITAYPKQVER